In a single window of the Centroberyx gerrardi isolate f3 chromosome 17, fCenGer3.hap1.cur.20231027, whole genome shotgun sequence genome:
- the qpct gene encoding glutaminyl-peptide cyclotransferase, with amino-acid sequence MWRATTTAMAERRHGPFIMRFFYTVGIWVAFIHCANGVPWTQEKLQHRAVTLNPGEIRSALTHTDLDQMWQRDLRPLLVTRYPGSAGSQAVQEHIKTTLGSLGAGWEVTEDRFESHTPYGPMTFTNLVATLDPSAKRRLVLACHYDSKYYPPQWHGREFQGATDSAVPCAMMLELARALDDELKTQKSSSPDLTLQLLFFDGEEALFQWTSTDSLYGSRHLAQKMERTPHPAGATDTNQLHGIDLFVLLDLIGAPGPRFGNQFPSTSRWLSRLQNIERRLHAMEQLVDHPNEIEYFWPNLPVGHVQDDHVPFLNRGVRILHLIPTPFPSVWHTFDDNEQNLDRSTIQNLNKILQVFVLEYLNARPTDPSNPQNAP; translated from the exons atgtgGAGAGCAACAACTACAGCGATGGCTGAGCGTCGCCACGGTCCCTTCATAATGCGTTTCTTTTACACCGTGGGCATCTGGGTGGCGTTTATCCACTGTGCCAACGGAGTTCCCTGGACACAGGAAAAG CTCCAACACAGAGCTGTCACACTGAACCCGGGCGAGATCCGCAGTgcgctgacacacactgacctggATCAGATGTGGCAGAGGGACCTGAGGCCGCTGCTGGTCACCAGGTACCCAGGCTCTGCAGGCAGCCAGGCTGTACAGGAG CATATCAAAACCACCCTGGGCTCCCTGGGCGCAGGCTGGGAAGTGACGGAGGACAGGTTTGAGTCACACACGCCCTACGGCCCCATGACCTTCACCAACCTGGTGGCCACCCTCGACCCCTCAGCCAAGCGTCGCCTGGTCCTGGCCTGCCACTACGACTCCAAGTACTACCCGCCTCAGTGGCACGGGAGGGAGTTCCAAGGCGCCACCGACTCCGCTGTTCCCTGTGCCATGATGTTGGAGCTGGCACGGGCCCTGGATGACGAGCTGAAAACTCAGAAG agctCCAGTCCCGACCTGACCCTGCAGTTGCTCTTCTTTGATGGCGAGGAGGCTCTTTTCCAGTGGACCTCTACAGACTCCCTGTACGGCTCTCGCCACCTGGCCCAGAAGATGGAGAGGACCCCGCACCCGGCCGGGGCCACAGACACCAACCAGCTGCACGGCATC gatcTGTTTGTGCTGTTGGACCTGATCGGGGCCCCTGGGCCTCGCTTCGGCAACCAGTTCCCCAGCACGTCCCGCTGGCTCTCCAGGCTACAGAACATTG AGCGTCGTCTGCACGCCATGGAGCAGCTTGTGGATCATCCTAACGAAATTGAGTATTTCTGGCCCAATCTACCTGTTGGCCACGTGCAGGACGACCACGTGCCATTCCTTAACAGAg GTGTGCGTATCCTCCACCTCATCCCCACCCCCTTCCCGTCCGTGTGGCACACGTTCGACGACAACGAGCAGAACCTGGATCGCTCCACCATTCAGAACCTCAACAAGATCCTGCAGGTCTTCGTTCTGGAGTACCTCAACGCCAGACCCACGGACCCTTCAAACCCGCAGAATGCCCCCTAA